One Ctenopharyngodon idella isolate HZGC_01 chromosome 3, HZGC01, whole genome shotgun sequence genomic window, GGATGTGGAAAAGGCTTTTAGCTTTGATGCATAGTCATATGCATTGATATTGTATGTTTATCCATGCCTTCCCGTGTcctcaaaaatgtaacaatgcgTAATTGCGCACGTAGTAGTTGTGGATAAATTAGTCTGGAGAAGTTCTAGAACCACAACAAGtgcaaaaaaagttgttttgcaGTCATAGGTGTTGCAATCGTTTCATAGGAGGAAGTATTTTGTGAAGACATGAAGGATATATAATTGCTTGTCTTGTGTGGTTTGTCTACAGGATGGAGTGGCAGCCGGATGAACAAGGCCTCCAGCAGGTCCTGCAGCTCCTGAGAGACTCCCAGTCTCCAAACACAGCCACACAGAGAGCTGTGCAGCAGGTATCCTTATCAACACAACTCTGAATTTACTGAACTCAAGGGATCCATGATATATGGGTGGTGTCCATACTGACATTGAGAATCagtagtatttttattaaagtgcctttattatactatattaaaggttcctaattttgttttggaggtctcctacaatagggttacatgcatccaaggtcaaaaacacttttctcataatatacctttcagcattatctcttttctcacagtgtccgAAAAGTTTCAATtaaggattcggtctctctaaacccctcctttctagagcctactctgctctgattggtcagatggcccagtctgttgtgattggtctaccgctttaCAGCATGTGTCAGAAACGAAATGTCCATTACCGTATCTGAATATCAGCTCTGGATCTTCCTCAGCActagtgatacaaacagtaatgATTATGTCGGTTTTATCGTATCAATTCGAACGTGAGTCCTTATCCTTTAGAAGTGCATGTTTCATGTTGAAAcgttgcagaccttttacattcacaaacatttatattaaacatgaaaagtaatatatgaaaaaaaacataataggggcactttaaattctACACAAGTCTGAACAGAACAGATGTATTACTATAGGACAATTTCTGATATCATTACGTAACTTTACACCCTTATTTATTCAGTTGTGAACTGTAGACTTGGTGTCCTAGATTTCAAAAGCACTAAACAGTTATCAAACTTTTTTTCACTGTACAATCATATGTTTGGATACCTGATTTTAAATGGGCCAGAAATATTATGTGgcataatatgaaaataattaacaGCTGTGGGTCTTTTATTTCAGTACAGTGAAGTTAAATAGAAAAGTGTTGCTAACAGTTTACAATTTATCGTTAGTTAGTTAACATGTTCAGTAACCATGAaaatttcggtaacactttagttttcaATTCTCaatattaactagttgcttattagcatgcatattactaggatattgcctgtttattagtacttaaaaAGCACATATACCTGAACTTAACAGctaccttactattaataagcagtaattaagtgtttgaggcaaaagtcataattaatagtgagaattgggcCCTGAACCTAAAGTGTGACCCAAATTTATTCTCAAAGCATAtgttaatcttaatgttaatttcaactgTTAATATTCagtggacctgagctaacatgaactaacaacgaacatttgtattttattaccTATTggtaaagattaataaataccgtaacatgtattgctcattgttaatgttaaccaatGGGACCTTATTGCAAAGTGTTAAATATATTGTCATAATATAGATGAAATATACTTCATCTGTTTTACTAAAATAGTGTCAATGTGCATGTTGAACTGCAGCTATTCATGTACAGTGTTACCATTATTACAGAAAGCGTAATTCTCTTTAATTTTACTCTCAGAAACTAGAGCAGCTGAATCAGTTTCCTGATTTTAACAACTATCTCATCTTCGTCCTGACGAGGCTGAAAACTGAAGGTTGGTGTCTGGGTTTATTTTTGCGTGAAGCTCACCTTATTGCATTTTCCCATCATATGTTGTTCCATAGGGTTTCAGACAGTCTTTGAATGTGACTGATTATATACATGTCTGTTGCCTTTCTTCACTCTACAGATGAGCCCACTCGATCTCTCAGCGGTCTGATACTGAAGAACAATGTGAAGGTTCACTATCAGAACTTCCCTCCTGAAGTCGCACACTTCATCAAGCAGGAATGTTTAAACAACATCGGAGACCCTTCCCCTCTCATCCGCGCCACTATCGGTGAGTCTCTCTGCGCGCTCTAGAGTAAGTCAAGCATCTACGTGAACTTAAATGCTATTGACTGGAAATTgcagttatttttaataactgtTAAATGTAGTCTTTAGCAAATATCAGAATGAATATTACTTTTTCatactaatacattataatgttgtgatgcttaaattaacattgcacaaattatttttttgtacatttatagATTAACATGCAAATAATTACTGGCTTATTGCTATCGGACAGAATTGTATTATTTGTGCATCCCTACAGCAAGCAGTTATCATGTAGTCCTGTTGCTAGTATGCGCTCGGTATCAGGAAATGTgatgatttctttctttctttgttcagGTATCCTAATTACAACAATTTCCACCAAAGGGGAGCTGCAGACATGGCCAGAGTTGCTGCCTCAGCTGTGCAACATGCTCAACTCAGAGGACTACAACATCTGTGAGGTCTGTGCATTGCCTCTGTGCTCTTCATAGctgccttaaagggttaattcacccataGACGAAAATTCGGTCaccgtttactcaccctcatgttgttccaaacctgtaagactttcgttcatcttcagaacacaaatgaagatattttaatgaaatctgagagctttctgttcctccattgaagGACTATTTACCCAAAACTCTGATGCTTCAAAACGTTCacaaagagatcgtaaaatgTGAATTGAGTGGTGTTCTGAAGAGATGTGATCACTTCTATATAATGCTTCTGTTTACCAAATTTGTGTGTACTATGTACTGTCACTGAttcatgtttatatgtgaataaaagcctaaattaaatctgttcgtcataaagtgatcgtgtctcttcagaagattaGATTAAACTGCTCTTCATTCATACGGATTTATTTTATGATCTGTAGGGGAATTACAATTAAACCATGTTAATTCTGCTTTTCCTCTTCTATTTTGTCTTGCACATTTtcttatgcaaatgtgtttggAAATTATGTAAGACATGGGCAAAGTGGTCATGATGCTTTCTGTGTCACATCTAGAAATGTTCTTCACATGTGTAAGTTGTATCTTAGTTGGGTCTCATTCACACACAGGGCTCGTTTGGAGCTCTACAGAAGATCTGTGAGGACTCgtctgagctcctggacagtgaCGCTCTGAACCGACCCCTCAACATCATGATTCCCAAGTTCCTCCAGTTCTTCAAACACTGCAGCCCTAAAATCAGGTCAGTCTGAAGGGAAGGATGggaggttgttttttttttttttcttttttttttctttttttcccctcatacCTCTACTTCTGTTCTGGAATAAAACATTTATGGGAATCTAATCGTGGTTCTTGTGGGTGTGTAGGTCTCATGCTATTGCCTGTGTGAACCAGTTTATCATCGGAAGAGCGCAAGCCTTGATGGACAACATAGACACCTTTATTGAGGTACCTGCAGTGTGAACATGCTggatttaataatcattttattagcATTATACGCCCTATTAGGACAGTAATTATTTCTCATGGGAGGtgtctgtaaaaataaattaccaTGGCACCTCAGTGATAAAACGTATGCGTTCGGATGGGGATTTATTCAAGGTGCAGGAGCGAGTTCTGTGATCCTACGAACCTGGGAAAATATCGCTCTCGTCGTCAGTCACATGATTGTCAGCTATTGACAGTCTGTTATTGCTTGGACAGTTAatgattcatattttatttaagaaaagaatgtactgtttattataatgtcctatttaaaaatgtccttgcattttatttctcacaatgatgtcattttaaaaatgttagcagAAATAAGTTAACCCAAACTATAAacatctttgacgctcttcacagaGCGCTTGCGCAGATACACACGGGtgatccctaatatatccactgatagacacctgctttcaaacgctcccgtgtatctgtgtaagtgcttggtgaagagcgtcacagatgtctatttacatgttcttgaagcgttgatcattgtagccaatcacagacacatctgttgagcgcatgaacacaatggccaatcagaggtgtctgctcaacagcactcaatgCTAGGGGGAATGCTGTTATTGTCATGAcatggtaccgaagtcggtacttttgacaacattaGTCGTGTTGCTTTACAGTAGTGAATAACCCATTTCTACAGATAAAACACATATGGAAAATAGTGGAGGACACAGAGTGAGCTGCAGCAGGAAAACATGATCCAAGTTTTCTGAAACATGAGTGCTTTATATTTATAAGCACTTCAAACAAAAGCATAAGTGTTTACTGCATCTTGCAGTCTCGTGCTTTGACAGATGCGTGTGCTGTTTAATGTCTCTGACACGTGTTTTTCTCAGCACGCAACTTacatttacagataaggatataaCCACATTGTCAGAAAGTCCCATATTTACATTTAGCATATTCTGACAACAAGTGAGTTAGTTGCAGCcctgcaataaatattttaatttattgcatATCATAATAAAGCTTCCAGTCACTGTAGTAGAGTGGTGACATTATTCTTGTAAACAGTTTCCAGCATTTCAGTAATAAGGGTCCATATTTAAAATGCTTGCACATAACCACATTCGCAGCAGTTACCGTACGGTGCTTGGCAGTGCTCAAAAAGGATTTAAAATAGTGTTGATTTTGTTAACAAAAATTATGTTAattgacaacatttttttttgtttttgtttaagaaGACACAACATCACCATCGTTAAATACTAACTTTGACTATATCAAAATGCAATATTGTTGATGGGGgtgaaaaactaaaatgtagtttaataaatacaaacttAACCAAAATATCTCTAttaaaaactgaagaaaaacaTTATAGACTTTATCAATTTCAATGTTTTAGCTTTTGGAAGTAACTTTTGTGTTATTTTCTACATAATGTGTAGagtgttatttttatgttaatgttaAGGAAACTAGATTAGTTAATGAGTAAAAATAAACCATGTGTACAAGTATGAATGTATTTTCTTGATTTGTGCTTTAAGGTTTCCCAGACTTGGTGAACTAAAACTGGACTAAACAATAAACAGAGTAGGCTGACTAAAtatggaataaattaaaattgacaTTTGACACCAGACTAAGACTAAATTAACACTAATTTTTCAGTGGTCGACCGATATATCACCAAGGCCAATGtctgacatttttaattattggcATCAGCTGATAAGTTTTTCtgtgtgacttttattttgaccgCTCTGAGAACGCTGGCTCCACAGGCCTGCACAGAAACAAAGTAAACTGTATgcaaaaaagtattatagtgTTTGCTTTTATATTAGTAATAGAAAGgaaaatactataatactttctCATCTACTGTCAGCATTCAGCAAATGtgcatttatatcatttaaacaAGTGTTCGAATATCTAATaaacctttttaaaataaatataaatttaatttcagcaattatgtgtgttttatgtctgcattatattgatcatcaaaaaaatcagtatcagTTAACCACTACTAATTTACAAAACTACTTTTGGATTGATCTCTTCTTGTAAACTCAGATAAAGATTTGGACAGGAACTAAATTATTACACAACCTTGGTGTTTGTCAAAAAACAGTGGGTAATTTGGCAGTGAATTCAGCAGGTGGCGGGAAAAGAACAGACATTTTGTATTCGGTCTGCAATAAATTGACCAACTAGCacctgtaaatgttaaaatgagcTTATGTCACCATGTAAAACAATTACCACTCAAATAAGCTATAGTGTAATTGCAATGTTTTAATCTCTTTTCCTCCTTGCTTGTTACTCCAGAGTCTGTTTGCGCTGGCCGCAGACGAGGACTCGGAGGTGCGGAAGAACGTGTGCAGGGCTCTCGTCATGCTGCTGGAGGTGCGAGTTGACCGACTCATCCCTCACATGCGCAGCATCGTTGAGGTAAGTTGATTGTGATGACCTGGAAGTGGTGTACATCTTGCCCAATCAGAGATGCTGATGATGTTGACTGTTCCTGCAGTACATGCTGCAGCGCACACAGGACCCGGATGAGAACGTGGCTCTGGAGGCCTGTGAGTTCTGGCTTACACTGGCTGAGCAGCCCATCTGTAAGGAAGTCCTGTCTGGACACCTTGCACAGTAAGTGACCATTCTCTTTCATTGTAAGAGTCGTGCAATAGGAGCATTTGCTTCAGATGTCAATTGTGCATTGTCCAAAACCAAAAATGTGACGTGAAATGCAAAAGACTTAGACAAAGCCTGTTTAATGCTTTGAGCCCCTAAAAGTTGAATAAACTGGGTAAAACTTTTGTTTAATTGAAGCTATACGTTGTGATAGAAGCTTGGTACATTAcatatttcttttgattttaatctGTTGAAATACATGGCTGCTTTTGAATTGGTGTCAATCAAGAAAGGTGCTTTTTGCAGCCAGTTGGTATAGTTAGCATATCTACAAGAAGGGGCTAACCTGTTTAGAGATTCTTATGTTTGCTTTATTGTCAGATGCTTTTGTTTGTTGCTTTTGTCTGTATCACATCCATCTATACCTCAAATATCTAAAAGACTTCCTGCCTTTGATCTATCTTAGACTAGTTCCTGTTCTGGTGAACGGGATGAAGTACTCTGAGATTGACATCATTTTGTTAAAGGTTAGTTAATTTGCTTCATAAGAAGTTCGGCAACCAGCCTGACCTCGGGTGTGACGATATAATTTTTCCTGATTTTCTCCATGATTTTCAAGTATTCATACTGTCTGACCCAAGGCCTTTGACTCAGTCATTGCTGTCCAGAATTTCCCAGCTGTGTTTCATCACATGGTGATTTTCTACTTCCCGTTTAGGGTGATGTGGAGGAAGACGAGGCTGTGCCGGACAACGAGCAAGACATAAAGCCTCGCTTTCACAAGTCTCGTACGGTCACCCTTCGGCACGAAGGTGATGAAGGGGAGGAAGGAGAGGACAGTGAGGATGATGACGACGATGACGATGACAGTCTCTCCGACTGGAATCTACGtaagtgtttttaatgaaaaaccaACTTGATGCTGGTGAAATATTGCCTATTTTTATAAGCAAATATCACATACTTGCAGTTTTCTGTGGAGATGATTACACTCATAAATGGAATGAATGTCAGTGATGTTCCAGTACTCATACTGTCTGATCCACAAAGCTTGCAGTTAGATTGGTGCTTGGAGAAATCCGAGAGGTCTAATCCTGTGTGCTACATGTGCATTTGCTCTGTAGGTAAGTGTTCGGCAGCCGCCCTTGATGTCCTGGCAAATGTGTTTCGGGATGAGTTGCTGCCCCACCTGCTCCCTGTGCTGAAGGAACTGCTGTTCCACCCAGATTGGGTTGTTAAAGAGTCTGGCATCCTGGTGCTTGGAGCCATCGCTGAAGGTATGGTACACTGGATGAGAGGATGTGTAAAATGTAACCCTCTTTCTACTAATCCTTGGCTTTGTTCTGAATTGAATGCTAGAATACAGCTTACTAAATACTGTATATGCGGTGTactgcccttttttttttttttttctttcttttttttcttttttttttttaaaaagaagaaaaagaaaaaagatcatttttgaacagtag contains:
- the tnpo2a gene encoding transportin-2 isoform X2 — encoded protein: MEWQPDEQGLQQVLQLLRDSQSPNTATQRAVQQKLEQLNQFPDFNNYLIFVLTRLKTEDEPTRSLSGLILKNNVKVHYQNFPPEVAHFIKQECLNNIGDPSPLIRATIGILITTISTKGELQTWPELLPQLCNMLNSEDYNICEGSFGALQKICEDSSELLDSDALNRPLNIMIPKFLQFFKHCSPKIRSHAIACVNQFIIGRAQALMDNIDTFIESLFALAADEDSEVRKNVCRALVMLLEVRVDRLIPHMRSIVEYMLQRTQDPDENVALEACEFWLTLAEQPICKEVLSGHLAQLVPVLVNGMKYSEIDIILLKGDVEEDEAVPDNEQDIKPRFHKSRTVTLRHEGDEGEEGEDSEDDDDDDDDSLSDWNLRKCSAAALDVLANVFRDELLPHLLPVLKELLFHPDWVVKESGILVLGAIAEGCMQDMVPYLPELIPHLIQCLCDKKALVRSIACWTLSRYAHWVVSQPPDSYLKPLMTELLKRILDSNKRVQEAACSAFATLEEEACTELVPYLSFILDTLVFAFGKYQHKNLLILYDAIGTLADSVGHHLNQPEYIQKLMPPLIQKWNELKDEDKDLFPLLECLSSVATALQSGFLPYCEPVYQRCVTLVQKNLAQAMMYNQQPDQYEAPDKDFMIVALDLLSGLAEGLGTHVEQLVTRSNIMTLLFQCMQDTMPEVRQSSFALLGDLTKACFLHVKPCIVCHCCPFTPSS